A window of the Nostoc sp. ATCC 53789 genome harbors these coding sequences:
- a CDS encoding tyrosine-type recombinase/integrase: MPVAEMKTLTELVEEWLDVHHGKTRASYHNTIRKFLTFTCVDAIADIQIRHVRDWLDFLQEADTTKVKHLNILKAFFSYVTSLEKPPLTRSPIPKQFKLPKPKDTLVERILTPSDVDAMIAATTDKRNRLILKTLYLTGIRVSELCGLRWKDAITSRGGGGQINVYGKGGRTRRVHVPQSLWVELMSLRSEALKDAPVFASATGRPLAPSHIDRVVKRAARAAELENAMNVSAHWFRHSHATHALDEGVPVHLVQATLGHTSLDTTSKYLHVSPDRSSGEVLVKRWSEPF, encoded by the coding sequence ATGCCTGTTGCTGAAATGAAGACGCTGACTGAGTTGGTGGAAGAGTGGTTGGACGTGCATCACGGTAAAACAAGGGCTTCGTATCACAATACCATTCGCAAGTTCCTAACTTTTACCTGTGTAGACGCGATCGCTGACATCCAGATCCGTCATGTTCGGGATTGGTTAGATTTCCTGCAAGAGGCAGACACGACCAAGGTAAAGCATCTCAACATCCTTAAGGCGTTCTTTTCCTATGTGACCAGTTTGGAGAAACCGCCTCTGACTCGCAGTCCTATCCCCAAACAGTTCAAGCTGCCCAAGCCGAAAGATACCTTGGTTGAGCGTATTCTTACGCCGTCAGATGTGGATGCGATGATTGCGGCGACGACTGACAAGCGCAATCGGTTAATTTTAAAGACTTTGTATTTAACTGGGATTCGGGTGTCTGAGTTGTGCGGGTTACGTTGGAAAGATGCGATCACTTCTCGCGGTGGCGGTGGGCAGATTAATGTTTACGGCAAGGGGGGGCGCACTCGTAGAGTCCACGTTCCCCAGTCGCTATGGGTGGAATTAATGTCACTGCGCTCTGAAGCGTTGAAGGATGCACCTGTGTTTGCCAGTGCGACAGGTAGACCCTTGGCCCCTTCCCATATTGACCGAGTGGTGAAAAGGGCGGCGAGGGCAGCAGAATTAGAGAATGCTATGAATGTTTCAGCGCACTGGTTTAGGCACAGTCATGCTACCCACGCATTAGATGAAGGTGTTCCGGTGCATTTGGTTCAGGCTACTCTTGGGCATACAAGTTTAGATACAACGAGTAAATATCTGCACGTTAGCCCTGATAGGAGTTCTGGAGAGGTTTTAGTTAAGCGATGGTCTGAGCCATTTTAA
- a CDS encoding serine protease has product MTLLLSISGCSNFPERIKKIAVDTTVFINARGTGTGVIIAQKGNKYYVLTSRHVVGIPPGPIDDKYTLKTFDGIEYLIEYKKVKPDQNLDLAIVEFNANGRTYKTATLSKALKKDSSVYISGWRDCSTPKYEFNKGKVSEIVSYISALPKGSKLEEYNKKDIKEGYKVKYTNITIRGMSGAPVFNDTGNVVAIHGKPGHYKGTLYNFEACNELNDDFANNWGIPIEDFFKSSLASGIKDIKLNIAD; this is encoded by the coding sequence GTGACTTTATTATTGAGTATATCAGGATGCAGCAACTTTCCTGAACGAATAAAAAAGATAGCTGTAGATACAACGGTATTTATCAACGCCAGAGGCACTGGCACTGGGGTAATTATTGCTCAAAAAGGTAATAAATACTATGTACTAACGTCTCGTCACGTTGTTGGTATACCCCCAGGACCTATTGATGATAAATACACGCTTAAAACTTTTGATGGAATAGAATATTTAATCGAATATAAAAAAGTGAAACCAGACCAAAACCTCGACCTGGCAATTGTAGAGTTTAATGCTAATGGCAGAACTTATAAAACCGCTACTCTATCCAAAGCATTGAAGAAAGATTCGTCCGTTTATATATCTGGATGGAGAGATTGTTCAACCCCAAAGTATGAATTTAACAAAGGTAAAGTTTCTGAAATAGTTTCATATATTAGTGCGTTACCAAAAGGCTCAAAGCTGGAAGAATATAACAAGAAAGATATTAAAGAAGGCTACAAAGTAAAATATACTAATATAACTATTAGGGGAATGAGTGGTGCTCCTGTGTTCAATGACACTGGCAATGTGGTAGCTATTCATGGAAAACCAGGTCACTATAAGGGTACTTTATACAATTTTGAGGCTTGTAATGAATTGAATGATGATTTTGCTAACAACTGGGGTATTCCTATCGAGGATTTTTTCAAGTCGAGTTTAGCCTCAGGCATAAAAGATATAAAGTTAAATATTGCTGATTAA
- a CDS encoding serine protease, producing the protein MKCPTFVLVALVCMGGLVLQPSIKTFISLGYAQTTISPVLVSQAEFPVDIIRDKASLITTRVFSVNPQQQEWDNGLILDNSASGTLIARKQIKQDKQSFYIYLVLTNHHVLSRYNSRYYIQTHDGLIHQAHQYSQTKLKNNDLGILWFYSPYEYKKATLGKSSNLKDNSKVFVAGFPCDLSSVEMYCPAKFFFSSGKVFLIDRPLVDGYQIGYTNDTKAGTSGGPVLNGQGQLVGINGRGKDDPASRQYRYPDNSGTPQITQEQSLALGIPIETYLQLAPKKPFNKILPEIKNIKFFNLLYEKNNTFDFSSSESSDFISKELAKYKIIVLVLVILEIFFMLICISKIINQKFNLNSALKKIEQLEKNHESSQELEEKLPEIKEPAKNPPIQEADFESN; encoded by the coding sequence ATGAAATGTCCTACTTTTGTTCTTGTTGCTTTAGTTTGCATGGGTGGTTTAGTTTTACAACCATCCATAAAAACTTTCATTTCTCTCGGTTATGCCCAAACAACCATATCTCCCGTACTGGTTAGTCAAGCCGAATTCCCAGTTGACATCATACGTGATAAAGCTAGTTTGATTACAACTCGAGTATTTTCGGTAAATCCTCAACAGCAAGAGTGGGATAATGGACTAATTTTAGATAATAGTGCTTCGGGAACTTTAATAGCCCGAAAACAAATAAAACAAGATAAGCAATCATTTTATATTTATTTGGTATTAACCAATCATCATGTCTTATCAAGATACAACAGTAGGTACTATATTCAAACTCATGACGGGTTGATCCACCAAGCACATCAATATTCACAGACAAAGTTGAAGAATAACGACTTAGGGATATTGTGGTTTTATAGCCCCTATGAATACAAAAAAGCTACCTTAGGTAAATCATCAAACTTAAAAGATAACAGTAAAGTATTTGTTGCCGGATTTCCGTGCGACCTTTCTTCAGTAGAAATGTATTGTCCTGCCAAATTCTTCTTTAGTTCTGGAAAAGTATTCTTAATCGATAGACCTTTAGTTGATGGATATCAGATTGGTTATACAAATGACACAAAAGCAGGAACCAGTGGTGGTCCGGTATTGAATGGTCAGGGTCAGTTAGTAGGTATAAATGGTAGGGGTAAGGATGACCCAGCATCTCGCCAATATAGATATCCTGATAATTCTGGGACTCCTCAAATAACTCAAGAACAATCCTTGGCGCTGGGCATCCCAATCGAAACCTATTTACAACTTGCTCCCAAAAAGCCATTCAATAAAATTTTACCCGAAATTAAAAATATTAAATTTTTTAATTTATTATACGAAAAAAATAATACCTTTGACTTTAGTAGTTCCGAAAGTTCAGACTTTATATCGAAAGAGTTAGCTAAATACAAGATAATAGTGTTAGTTTTAGTGATTTTAGAAATCTTTTTCATGTTAATATGTATTTCTAAAATCATTAATCAAAAATTTAATTTAAATTCTGCATTAAAAAAAATTGAACAACTAGAAAAAAATCATGAATCAAGTCAAGAACTAGAAGAAAAACTTCCAGAAATAAAAGAACCCGCAAAAAATCCACCAATTCAAGAGGCAGACTTTGAATCAAATTAA
- a CDS encoding COP23 domain-containing protein, with the protein MKILHKVSVLAASVTIGLVSNAALTNSPVLAQQVRFACKTVNGAPTTVIKKNEWSSVRQMIRWTLQGATGDYTPQRRCEEVTGRLNQSFTQGSQYITHGIMNKQPVICITDKKGNGCQHLLLTLVNHSNRPNPKAVLNDLFSLNDRNFSSNAPLREGSCSVYVNINALIQGKQVIASEVCTSI; encoded by the coding sequence ATGAAAATCCTACATAAAGTATCAGTTTTAGCTGCATCTGTCACTATCGGTTTGGTCTCCAATGCTGCCTTGACGAATAGTCCTGTTTTAGCACAGCAAGTGAGATTTGCTTGTAAAACGGTTAATGGTGCGCCGACAACTGTCATCAAAAAGAATGAATGGTCGAGTGTAAGACAAATGATTCGCTGGACGCTTCAGGGTGCTACAGGAGACTATACGCCACAAAGACGCTGTGAAGAAGTTACTGGAAGACTAAATCAATCTTTCACTCAAGGTAGTCAGTATATTACGCATGGCATCATGAATAAGCAGCCCGTTATTTGTATTACAGACAAAAAGGGTAATGGCTGTCAACATTTGCTTTTGACTCTAGTCAATCACTCAAATAGACCGAATCCAAAGGCAGTATTAAATGACCTATTTAGCTTAAACGACCGTAATTTTTCATCCAATGCTCCCTTGAGAGAAGGATCTTGTTCTGTATATGTCAATATCAATGCTCTCATTCAAGGGAAGCAGGTTATCGCTAGCGAGGTTTGTACTAGTATCTAG
- a CDS encoding AAA domain-containing protein — MLESEKLIQIVQAWLGYIRLEELTQAEVERSSDIYSKVVDKGVQLVGNKLLLDSEVFTQFQQQQQAAKRGNKNDVQMAVAFPQIYIINGKGKDQKLKYLPLFTIDISPIFKGNYRKTGWDLTEYEFQPVVVNLMRLYGLEEEQAESLIVASGIGKFLEDTFKGRFPTLRDFLELVDLPQGNYKTSQQPYLLRCDFTPYNALLKQDLQEILKELQQPDCNSEWLTETHPAMQYLWGEPQSPKHEVMFWGAFPSHAPDEFQASVLKHAQENLLTAVCGPPGTGKTEVFLHLIAQQVVNRALRLVQGLDDANNLIFFVGANNSTVKKFQQRLAIDSPAQQFYLPGGNQANIRKSTLPKLQSTQDWLRQTEFDQDSWQQAKLELLQAESEIQQLIEQDRLNTAQKVTDTERRSQLDGEIESLNNDIAAKSAELQALTEQLSSLSDYANFPLDAYQQIREELSQAERELPKESDSITKRALNWLNATTDQRIFRRLALRINAAVLNTLATGHPFQTPLDHPSLTTAQTSVNQKLDFSQQWQNLHRGVTEIQTQLTALNKELELKLFRHQQIEKQIDSYPQGDFYNLFYRDHHQLQVELFQRAWAFLLQEVLRRKESVMRALSTYGSVLTGDGEALLKLESDSDAIYRDLSLIFPVISSTLQSMRNMLPILHPNSVKLALVDEAGTTLIHQLFPLLVRSQQAVVAGDPQQIEPIINLCDDTIKQYLKTAFLDRGMGNEDYYRYAPTAKYTATAYHRAAGASGTEGDLGNGIILSNHYRCTPPIIQFCSPNYPGGLQILSGDQQTATVKHLLAYHVEGSHTHNTNPEEIDAVETIIASLLKHGYSTNSDDNSKTIGVMSPFSQQANALKYRLSNRWRNFSWDDIGTVHTFQGGEKAAIIFSPYQCHQEHSFWFLNRKPNLLNTAVSRARELFILVGNLRELELAGGETKRLVEHIRQHGEIRT, encoded by the coding sequence ATGCTAGAGTCAGAAAAACTTATCCAGATAGTACAAGCTTGGTTAGGCTATATCAGGTTAGAAGAACTGACTCAAGCTGAAGTCGAGCGTTCTTCAGATATCTATTCAAAAGTAGTAGATAAGGGAGTGCAGCTTGTTGGCAACAAGCTACTGTTAGATAGCGAAGTATTTACGCAATTCCAGCAACAGCAACAGGCAGCTAAAAGAGGTAACAAAAATGATGTTCAGATGGCTGTTGCTTTCCCACAAATCTATATAATCAACGGCAAGGGCAAAGACCAAAAGCTGAAATACTTGCCTCTGTTCACAATTGATATTTCACCTATATTCAAAGGTAATTACCGCAAAACTGGCTGGGACTTGACCGAGTACGAGTTTCAGCCAGTGGTTGTTAATTTGATGCGGCTGTACGGGCTAGAGGAGGAGCAAGCCGAATCACTGATTGTTGCTTCAGGAATTGGAAAATTTTTAGAAGATACATTTAAAGGAAGATTCCCAACGCTTCGAGACTTTCTTGAATTGGTAGACTTACCCCAAGGAAACTACAAAACCTCTCAGCAACCTTATTTGCTACGCTGCGACTTTACGCCCTACAATGCCCTTCTAAAGCAAGACCTGCAAGAAATCCTTAAGGAACTTCAACAACCTGACTGTAATAGCGAATGGCTAACTGAAACTCACCCAGCAATGCAGTACTTATGGGGAGAGCCACAATCACCCAAACATGAGGTGATGTTCTGGGGTGCTTTTCCCTCTCATGCACCTGATGAATTTCAAGCGTCTGTCCTGAAACACGCCCAAGAGAACTTACTAACTGCTGTTTGTGGGCCACCCGGTACTGGAAAAACAGAAGTGTTTTTGCACCTCATAGCACAGCAAGTAGTGAATCGGGCGTTACGGCTTGTTCAGGGTCTTGATGATGCAAATAATTTAATATTCTTTGTCGGCGCTAATAACAGCACCGTTAAAAAATTCCAACAACGACTGGCTATAGATTCTCCTGCTCAACAGTTTTATCTTCCAGGCGGCAACCAAGCTAATATCCGTAAGTCAACTCTACCCAAACTGCAATCAACCCAAGATTGGCTGCGTCAGACTGAATTTGATCAGGATTCTTGGCAACAAGCCAAACTTGAATTGCTGCAAGCCGAGAGTGAAATTCAGCAACTTATAGAGCAAGACCGCTTGAATACTGCTCAAAAAGTTACTGATACCGAACGGCGATCGCAATTGGATGGAGAAATCGAATCACTCAATAACGATATTGCAGCTAAGTCTGCCGAGTTACAAGCCCTAACTGAACAGCTATCAAGTTTGTCTGATTATGCAAATTTTCCCCTTGATGCCTACCAGCAAATACGAGAAGAGTTATCCCAGGCAGAACGAGAACTACCAAAAGAGTCTGACTCCATCACAAAACGCGCCTTGAACTGGCTTAATGCTACTACGGATCAACGAATTTTTCGCCGCTTGGCTTTGCGGATCAACGCAGCTGTGTTAAACACCTTGGCGACAGGGCATCCTTTTCAGACCCCCCTTGACCACCCTAGTTTAACCACAGCCCAGACTTCTGTTAACCAAAAACTCGATTTTTCACAACAATGGCAGAATCTTCACCGGGGAGTAACTGAAATTCAAACCCAGCTAACAGCTTTAAATAAAGAACTAGAGTTAAAACTTTTCAGACATCAACAAATTGAGAAACAAATCGATAGTTACCCACAAGGGGATTTCTACAATCTTTTTTACCGCGACCACCACCAATTACAGGTAGAACTGTTTCAACGTGCCTGGGCGTTTCTATTGCAAGAAGTTCTCCGACGCAAGGAGAGCGTTATGAGGGCATTATCAACTTATGGCAGCGTCTTGACGGGCGACGGAGAGGCATTGCTCAAGTTAGAAAGTGATAGTGATGCCATCTACCGTGACTTGAGCTTGATTTTCCCTGTCATTAGCTCCACCCTCCAATCAATGCGTAATATGCTGCCAATCCTTCATCCCAATAGCGTAAAGCTGGCACTGGTAGATGAAGCGGGGACAACTCTTATACATCAATTATTTCCCTTGCTGGTGCGATCGCAACAGGCAGTAGTGGCTGGCGACCCGCAACAAATTGAGCCAATCATTAATCTTTGCGACGATACCATCAAACAATATCTGAAAACTGCCTTTCTGGATCGTGGCATGGGGAATGAAGACTATTATCGCTATGCCCCTACTGCCAAATACACAGCTACGGCTTATCATCGCGCTGCTGGTGCTAGTGGCACAGAAGGCGACTTAGGCAACGGCATTATCCTCTCTAATCATTACCGTTGCACTCCACCTATTATTCAGTTTTGCAGCCCCAATTATCCCGGTGGTCTGCAAATCCTTTCAGGTGATCAGCAGACTGCAACGGTCAAGCATCTGCTGGCTTACCACGTTGAAGGAAGCCACACCCATAATACCAATCCAGAAGAAATTGATGCTGTAGAAACTATAATTGCGTCCTTGTTAAAACATGGGTACTCTACTAACTCGGATGACAACTCAAAAACAATTGGGGTGATGTCGCCATTTTCGCAGCAAGCTAACGCGCTCAAGTATCGACTATCTAACCGTTGGCGAAACTTTTCTTGGGATGATATTGGCACAGTTCACACCTTCCAGGGAGGAGAGAAAGCAGCTATTATCTTTTCTCCTTACCAGTGCCACCAAGAGCATAGTTTTTGGTTTCTTAACCGCAAACCTAATTTACTAAATACCGCCGTTAGTAGGGCAAGGGAATTGTTCATTTTGGTGGGCAATCTTAGAGAACTAGAATTGGCAGGCGGTGAAACCAAGCGGTTAGTTGAACACATTCGGCAACATGGAGAAATTCGCACTTGA
- a CDS encoding ParB/RepB/Spo0J family partition protein: protein MRRTTKASQPLKSKIDVPWDTTGVANAGSAQSMPLDQIVLPPNQPRRYFDPEALKQLTESIKQHGILQPLLVRPIGGGKHEVVAGERRYRSGIEAKLEAAPVVVRELSDDQAFQLALIENLLREDLNPIEETEGILQLLSLKLSRSVEEIPPLLYRLQRLHNKASTVTHNVMGAHDGEGDEPTHNVMGGVETESTNNAISDDKGDIELSTHNVMGETETDDSVLNHEPAVNQDLKIVETVFEGLGLMTWESFVKNRLPLLNLPEDILDALREGSLEYTKARAIAQIQKLDERVEFLEQAIANNWSLSEIRQRISEKKAAASTPNTESNNYKERFTTATTKLRKSRIWSDPKKRKQIEKLLAQLETLTNVE, encoded by the coding sequence ATGAGACGCACTACTAAAGCCAGCCAGCCCCTTAAAAGCAAAATTGATGTACCTTGGGACACCACAGGCGTAGCGAATGCTGGTTCTGCTCAATCCATGCCCTTAGACCAAATTGTTCTGCCGCCGAATCAACCGCGCCGTTATTTTGACCCGGAAGCATTAAAGCAGTTAACCGAGTCGATAAAGCAGCATGGCATCCTGCAACCTCTGTTGGTGCGTCCAATTGGCGGAGGTAAACACGAAGTAGTAGCAGGAGAACGACGCTACAGGTCAGGAATTGAAGCCAAACTTGAAGCTGCACCTGTGGTTGTGCGTGAGCTATCTGATGACCAAGCGTTTCAGTTGGCTTTGATAGAAAACTTACTTCGAGAAGACCTTAACCCCATTGAAGAAACTGAAGGTATCCTGCAACTGCTGTCTCTCAAACTGAGTCGAAGCGTTGAGGAAATACCCCCATTACTATATCGTCTACAACGCTTACACAACAAAGCATCTACAGTTACCCATAACGTTATGGGCGCACACGATGGCGAAGGTGATGAACCTACCCATAACGTTATGGGCGGAGTTGAAACTGAGTCCACTAATAACGCTATCAGCGACGATAAAGGTGATATTGAATTATCTACCCATAACGTTATGGGCGAAACCGAAACGGATGATTCAGTCCTTAATCATGAGCCTGCTGTAAACCAAGACCTCAAAATCGTTGAAACAGTGTTTGAAGGCTTAGGGTTAATGACCTGGGAATCTTTCGTTAAGAACCGCCTGCCCTTGTTAAACCTCCCAGAAGATATCCTTGATGCACTAAGGGAAGGCTCACTTGAGTACACCAAAGCTAGAGCCATTGCCCAGATTCAGAAATTAGATGAGCGTGTTGAGTTTTTAGAACAAGCTATTGCCAACAACTGGTCTTTAAGCGAAATCAGGCAGCGCATTAGTGAAAAGAAAGCCGCAGCCTCTACCCCAAACACCGAGTCTAACAATTACAAAGAACGTTTTACTACTGCGACTACCAAACTAAGAAAATCACGCATTTGGTCAGACCCGAAGAAGCGCAAACAGATAGAAAAACTACTTGCACAACTGGAGACGCTGACAAATGTTGAGTAA
- a CDS encoding ParA family protein: protein MSRIIAVFNQAGGVAKTTLTQNLGYQIAQLGHRVLLIDIDPQASLTIFMGLVPRDIEQTVNNAIVDEQPLPIHEGIHGMDLAPANISLSTAEMQLVSASMRDFRLKEAIEPIQENYDFILIDCPPSLGLLSYISLVAATHVLVPLETHFKAFEGTGELLKTVATVRNKPNRKLQIAGFVPTKYDARNSQDTRTLAAITEQLASAGTVFAPIPRSTAFVDASEERMPLAVYEPKHPSVQILKKIAVSLESLK, encoded by the coding sequence ATGAGCCGAATCATCGCAGTTTTTAATCAGGCGGGAGGTGTTGCCAAAACCACCCTTACCCAAAACTTGGGCTACCAAATAGCACAATTGGGTCATCGTGTTCTGCTCATCGACATAGACCCCCAAGCCAGCTTAACTATCTTTATGGGCTTGGTTCCAAGAGACATAGAGCAAACTGTCAACAATGCCATTGTGGATGAACAACCCCTGCCAATTCATGAGGGGATTCACGGCATGGATTTAGCCCCTGCCAACATCTCTCTGAGTACGGCAGAAATGCAATTGGTTAGTGCTTCCATGCGCGATTTCCGCCTGAAAGAAGCCATTGAGCCAATCCAAGAGAATTACGATTTCATCCTCATAGATTGCCCTCCCAGCTTAGGGCTACTAAGTTACATCTCCCTTGTAGCTGCTACCCATGTTCTCGTGCCTTTGGAAACTCATTTCAAAGCCTTTGAGGGAACAGGCGAATTACTAAAAACGGTTGCTACAGTACGTAACAAACCAAACCGCAAATTGCAAATAGCCGGATTTGTGCCGACAAAATACGATGCCCGTAACTCCCAGGACACTCGTACCCTAGCAGCTATCACCGAACAACTAGCCAGCGCCGGAACTGTCTTTGCGCCCATTCCTCGCTCCACTGCTTTTGTTGATGCTTCAGAAGAACGAATGCCCCTTGCAGTTTACGAACCAAAGCACCCATCTGTCCAAATCTTGAAAAAAATCGCCGTTAGTTTAGAATCCTTAAAATGA
- a CDS encoding DUF1186 domain-containing protein encodes MPRNSYSSPVNQLLDYQPGTGQLSPDEWPDYQELGITAEDIPELIRMATDEDLYNIPDDENDFFGEDSLLEYAPIHAVRALGQLRASSAIEPLISLFPKMDDAFDNEVLFVLAEDLTDVLSLIGLSAIPALAAYLADDSHEESWRVQAIVTIKRITAVYPEHHAQCVAALSFQLESFEENSPELNAHIIWALTDLNAINSLPLIEQAFKAECVDDEVVGDWDDVQKRFGLSSKKSQPPKSIAPTGSHQPAQETVTKEKNEADHERQKKAQQKREARRQRNLKSNGS; translated from the coding sequence ATGCCAAGAAATAGTTACTCATCTCCTGTTAATCAATTACTTGACTATCAGCCAGGAACTGGACAATTATCCCCAGATGAATGGCCTGACTATCAGGAATTAGGCATCACTGCCGAGGATATTCCTGAGTTGATCCGTATGGCAACGGATGAGGATTTATACAATATACCGGATGATGAAAATGATTTTTTTGGTGAAGACAGTTTATTAGAATACGCACCGATTCATGCAGTTCGGGCATTAGGACAACTCCGCGCATCATCAGCAATTGAGCCATTGATTAGCTTATTTCCTAAAATGGATGATGCTTTTGATAATGAAGTATTATTCGTTTTAGCTGAAGATTTAACAGATGTTTTAAGCCTGATTGGTTTAAGCGCAATTCCAGCACTCGCTGCTTATCTTGCCGATGACTCTCATGAGGAAAGTTGGCGAGTTCAAGCTATTGTTACCATTAAAAGAATTACCGCAGTATATCCAGAGCATCACGCACAATGTGTTGCTGCTCTGTCTTTCCAACTAGAATCTTTTGAAGAAAATAGTCCTGAATTAAATGCTCATATCATTTGGGCGCTGACTGACCTCAATGCAATAAATTCTTTACCTTTGATTGAGCAAGCCTTTAAAGCTGAGTGCGTTGATGATGAGGTGGTAGGCGATTGGGATGATGTACAGAAAAGATTTGGCTTATCAAGTAAGAAGAGTCAGCCACCTAAATCCATAGCTCCAACTGGCTCACACCAACCAGCACAAGAGACTGTTACTAAGGAAAAAAACGAAGCAGATCATGAGAGGCAAAAAAAAGCCCAGCAGAAGAGAGAAGCCCGAAGACAGCGAAATTTAAAATCGAATGGCTCCTAA
- a CDS encoding relaxase/mobilization nuclease domain-containing protein, protein MIGKQTKGRGFRKLLDYLESREDAKLIGGNMSGRNARELAREFKLSRQLNSDAERVVYHVSLSAAKDDKLDDEKWSEIGDRYMREMGFDANQFVIFRHHNTDDDHIHIAASRIRIDTGLVVHDSWDYVRSEKVLRQIEQDYELVQVQGSREKLNRTPSTGQIRRIIREQEEYSLGKRDTPPERTIKEQIQQTIDRASVDNPQMPTLIMRLQQASVSVRTGWTRNGKSKGISYEKDGQAFSGTQLGAAYTFPGLQKHLGIDYQPERDDEPIHELLLKPVKPLPVEQLEKLFQDIERKQQQPQFTPPPEDKVVWQVLHKYLNEKRYIPDYISQGLHNNQLLYMDEQRNILFIKRNLDGEKTGALIWSKPRENHRAVEYDQNTSTPYGWFYLRLGGQPTDKVENVFLCSTPIDAMSAATYLISSCKGLPPTRTMLIVADDPNNLPMEFLKSFNRVVVAFNNDSEGNNAASAVLELLPQGKRLKTHNPDWSQELEAHLREEQEKQRQQDRGFSL, encoded by the coding sequence ATGATTGGGAAGCAGACGAAGGGTAGAGGTTTTCGCAAGCTGCTGGATTATTTGGAATCCCGTGAAGATGCCAAACTAATCGGCGGCAACATGAGTGGAAGAAATGCCCGTGAATTGGCGCGGGAATTTAAGCTGTCTCGACAACTAAATTCTGATGCAGAACGTGTTGTTTACCATGTCTCACTGTCAGCAGCTAAAGACGATAAATTAGATGATGAAAAGTGGAGCGAGATTGGCGACCGCTACATGAGGGAAATGGGCTTCGATGCCAATCAGTTTGTCATCTTCCGTCACCATAACACCGACGACGACCACATCCACATTGCAGCCAGTAGAATTAGGATAGATACAGGGCTAGTAGTGCATGATTCTTGGGATTATGTTCGTTCTGAAAAAGTTCTGCGACAAATTGAACAGGACTATGAGTTAGTGCAAGTGCAGGGCAGTAGAGAGAAACTGAATCGCACACCCAGCACAGGGCAAATCAGGCGCATAATAAGAGAACAAGAAGAATATTCATTGGGTAAGCGCGATACCCCACCAGAGCGTACCATTAAAGAGCAGATTCAGCAGACAATTGATAGGGCTAGTGTTGATAATCCCCAAATGCCAACGCTGATCATGCGGCTGCAACAAGCTAGTGTCAGTGTGAGAACAGGATGGACTAGGAACGGTAAGTCTAAAGGAATTTCTTATGAAAAAGATGGGCAAGCTTTCAGTGGCACACAATTAGGTGCAGCTTATACCTTCCCTGGCCTGCAAAAACATCTTGGCATTGACTACCAACCAGAACGTGATGATGAACCTATTCATGAATTGCTGCTCAAACCTGTTAAACCACTCCCAGTTGAGCAGTTAGAAAAACTCTTTCAGGATATTGAACGCAAACAGCAACAGCCCCAGTTCACCCCACCACCAGAGGATAAAGTTGTTTGGCAAGTATTACACAAGTATTTGAACGAGAAACGCTACATACCAGATTATATTTCGCAAGGATTACATAATAATCAGTTGCTTTACATGGATGAGCAACGAAATATTTTGTTTATCAAGCGTAATTTAGATGGTGAAAAAACTGGCGCATTAATTTGGTCAAAGCCTAGAGAAAATCATCGTGCTGTGGAGTACGACCAAAACACCTCTACACCTTATGGTTGGTTTTATCTGAGATTGGGAGGGCAACCAACGGACAAGGTAGAAAACGTCTTTTTGTGTTCTACACCGATTGATGCGATGTCAGCAGCCACCTACCTGATTTCAAGTTGCAAAGGGCTACCACCAACTAGAACCATGTTGATAGTAGCTGATGACCCGAATAATCTACCTATGGAATTTCTCAAGAGTTTCAATAGGGTGGTTGTAGCATTCAATAATGATTCAGAAGGGAATAACGCAGCTAGTGCAGTATTAGAATTGTTGCCACAGGGTAAAAGGCTTAAAACCCATAATCCTGATTGGAGTCAGGAACTAGAAGCTCATCTCAGGGAGGAGCAAGAAAAGCAAAGACAGCAGGATCGTGGTTTTAGCTTGTGA